The following coding sequences lie in one archaeon CG10_big_fil_rev_8_21_14_0_10_43_11 genomic window:
- a CDS encoding 30S ribosomal protein S12, producing the protein MVKKARGIMAGRTLLKRRKDYKNSAKGSLHKSQGTWRKYDPLGGAPMASGIVIRKKNVEVKQPHSGLRKCAVVQLIKNGRTVTAFMPGVGALKHIDEHDNVIIQRVGGPQKRSAGDMPGVKFKVIKVNNISLPEIIKGKKEKKK; encoded by the coding sequence ATGGTTAAGAAAGCACGCGGCATTATGGCCGGACGAACCTTATTAAAGCGAAGAAAAGACTACAAGAACTCCGCAAAAGGGTCATTGCACAAGTCTCAGGGAACGTGGAGAAAGTACGACCCGCTTGGAGGAGCTCCAATGGCGTCAGGTATTGTTATTCGAAAGAAAAACGTTGAAGTCAAACAGCCTCACAGCGGATTGCGTAAATGTGCGGTTGTGCAACTCATCAAAAATGGCCGAACCGTAACCGCATTCATGCCGGGTGTTGGCGCGCTCAAGCACATTGATGAGCACGATAACGTGATAATTCAGCGTGTTGGCGGACCCCAAAAACGCAGTGCAGGAGACATGCCGGGGGTTAAATTTAAAGTAATTAAAGTCAATAACATCAGCTTGCCTGAAATTATTAAGGGCAAAAAGGAGAAGAAAAAGTAG
- a CDS encoding elongation factor EF-2, whose translation MAKKDNSQKIKELMSEPTKIRNMGIVAHIDHGKTTLSDSLLSGAGMLSEKVAGEARALDFLEEEQERGITIQXXXVDFGGDVTRAMRAVDGALVVLCAVEGAMPQTETVLRQALKERVKPVLFINKVDRLIKELKLKPEEMQQRFIHWINSVNELIKTYAPKDKLAEWLVQVGDGSVAFGSAIDKWALSLPAMHERGLTFKDIIEAYNSDDKEKVQELAKKAPLHEILLDMAITHFPNPKQAQQYRIPTIWKGDLESDVGKALLACSSVGPLILEVTKVTVDEYGEVATGRIFSGKLKQGDTVKLVKGGREERIQQVAMYKGNQRVTIDEAIAGNIVAIVGLKDTFSGETISNIMIEPFEAISHIFEPVVTKAVEAKNPKDLPKLIEVLRGIEKEDPTIRIQIYEETGEHLMSGLGELHLEWIEQKIQKYKGVEIQTSEPIVVYRESVTKTSPEAEGKSPNKHNKFYLIVEPLDASVYDALRNGKLENMDIKPKDKEIWKEFHELGMDKDEARAVKSLYESCAFLDMTKGIVQIREVLPMVIDAFKEIVRSGPLSREPVIGVKVKLMDVKLHEDAIHRGPAQVLPAVREGIRVAFEHAAPIMFEPVREIRIDSPVEVMGALTKLVQSRRGSILDMDQTDRYLVMMAKMPVAESFGFTSELRSASSGRAVWSLKDVRFEQLPHSMQTDVITKIRERKGLAQTQY comes from the coding sequence ATGGCAAAGAAGGATAATTCACAAAAGATTAAGGAATTGATGAGCGAGCCTACAAAAATCCGAAACATGGGTATTGTAGCTCACATTGACCATGGAAAAACCACGCTCTCAGACTCGCTTCTTTCAGGAGCAGGCATGCTCAGTGAAAAAGTAGCAGGAGAAGCGCGCGCGCTTGACTTTCTTGAGGAAGAGCAAGAGCGAGGCATCACGATTCAAGNNNNNNNNGTGGACTTTGGCGGTGACGTTACGCGCGCAATGCGTGCTGTTGACGGCGCGCTTGTTGTGCTTTGTGCAGTTGAAGGTGCAATGCCGCAAACTGAAACCGTTCTTCGCCAAGCCCTCAAAGAGCGTGTTAAACCCGTTCTTTTCATTAACAAAGTTGACAGACTCATTAAGGAGTTAAAACTTAAACCAGAAGAAATGCAGCAACGCTTTATCCACTGGATTAACAGCGTCAATGAGCTTATCAAGACGTACGCGCCAAAAGACAAACTTGCCGAATGGCTCGTGCAAGTTGGTGACGGCAGTGTTGCGTTTGGTTCAGCAATTGATAAGTGGGCATTAAGCCTTCCTGCCATGCATGAGCGCGGACTTACCTTCAAAGACATTATTGAAGCATACAACAGCGATGATAAAGAAAAAGTCCAAGAACTCGCAAAAAAAGCACCACTTCACGAAATCCTTCTTGATATGGCAATCACGCACTTTCCAAACCCAAAACAAGCGCAGCAATACCGTATCCCTACTATTTGGAAGGGTGATTTGGAAAGTGACGTTGGAAAAGCGCTTCTTGCGTGCAGTTCAGTCGGACCGCTTATTCTTGAAGTAACTAAAGTCACGGTTGACGAGTATGGTGAAGTCGCAACAGGCCGCATCTTTTCAGGAAAGCTCAAGCAAGGCGATACCGTGAAATTGGTTAAGGGTGGTCGCGAAGAGCGTATCCAGCAAGTTGCTATGTACAAAGGAAATCAACGTGTTACCATTGATGAAGCAATTGCAGGAAACATCGTTGCAATTGTAGGTCTTAAAGACACGTTTTCTGGCGAAACAATTTCTAACATAATGATTGAGCCCTTTGAAGCTATCAGCCACATTTTCGAGCCGGTTGTGACAAAAGCAGTTGAAGCAAAGAATCCAAAAGACTTGCCAAAACTCATTGAGGTTTTGCGCGGAATTGAAAAAGAAGACCCAACCATTCGCATCCAGATTTATGAGGAAACTGGCGAACACTTGATGAGCGGTCTTGGCGAACTGCACCTTGAATGGATTGAGCAAAAAATCCAGAAATACAAGGGTGTTGAAATCCAAACGTCAGAGCCAATCGTAGTATATCGTGAATCAGTTACTAAAACGTCCCCTGAAGCAGAAGGAAAAAGTCCAAACAAGCACAATAAGTTCTACCTCATAGTAGAGCCACTTGACGCAAGCGTGTATGATGCGCTTCGAAACGGAAAGCTTGAGAACATGGACATCAAGCCAAAGGACAAGGAAATCTGGAAAGAATTCCATGAACTTGGCATGGACAAAGATGAAGCGCGCGCAGTTAAATCACTCTATGAAAGTTGTGCGTTTCTTGACATGACAAAGGGTATTGTGCAGATTCGCGAAGTCCTGCCAATGGTTATTGATGCGTTTAAAGAAATTGTGCGCTCAGGACCTCTTTCACGCGAACCGGTTATTGGTGTGAAAGTTAAACTCATGGATGTTAAACTCCACGAGGACGCGATTCACCGCGGACCGGCTCAAGTGCTGCCTGCAGTTAGGGAGGGTATTCGTGTTGCATTTGAACATGCCGCACCTATTATGTTCGAGCCTGTTCGCGAAATTCGCATTGACAGTCCTGTAGAAGTTATGGGTGCGCTCACAAAGCTTGTGCAGTCACGGCGCGGAAGCATTCTTGACATGGACCAGACCGATAGATATCTGGTTATGATGGCAAAAATGCCTGTTGCAGAATCATTTGGGTTTACAAGTGAATTGCGCAGCGCAAGCAGTGGTCGCGCAGTGTGGAGCTTAAAAGACGTTCGCTTCGAACAATTGCCTCACTCAATGCAAACAGATGTTATTACAAAGATTCGTGAACGAAAAGGGCTTGCACAAACACAGTACTAA
- a CDS encoding NusA-like transcription termination signal-binding factor: MVRIKLDTDSLRFVGLFESVTGARVKDCIVGNNKIIFVVEEGQAGLAIGRRGSNIVALQNKLNKKVEVIEFSQDPVKFASNIFHPAKLGRSYVSTDSSGNSILHLSPESDKGLVKSKFKYATQLIKRYHNITIVRLT, from the coding sequence ATGGTTAGAATCAAGCTTGACACGGACTCGCTTCGTTTTGTTGGATTATTTGAGAGTGTAACAGGCGCGCGTGTCAAAGATTGTATTGTTGGAAATAACAAGATAATTTTTGTTGTTGAAGAAGGCCAAGCAGGACTTGCAATAGGCAGGAGAGGAAGTAATATTGTTGCACTTCAAAACAAGCTCAATAAGAAAGTGGAAGTTATTGAGTTTAGCCAGGACCCGGTCAAGTTTGCAAGCAACATTTTTCATCCCGCAAAGCTTGGACGAAGTTATGTGAGCACTGACTCATCAGGCAATTCAATTCTGCACTTGTCACCTGAAAGTGATAAGGGGCTCGTAAAAAGCAAGTTCAAATACGCAACCCAGCTTATCAAGCGCTACCACAACATTACTATTGTGCGCTTAACCTGA
- a CDS encoding 50S ribosomal protein L30e, with amino-acid sequence MTQDTDITQDASRVAQSTEIRAALKAKKTVVGVDDVISALQKDAVSKVFLSNNTSQKVKERVTYYAELTGTRVNVFPGNSYDLGVVCKKPFMVSALAVKK; translated from the coding sequence ATGACACAAGATACTGACATAACACAAGACGCTTCGCGCGTAGCACAATCAACTGAAATACGTGCAGCGCTCAAAGCAAAAAAAACTGTTGTGGGCGTTGATGATGTGATTTCTGCACTGCAAAAAGATGCTGTGAGCAAAGTCTTTCTTTCAAATAACACAAGCCAAAAAGTCAAAGAGCGCGTCACGTACTACGCAGAACTAACTGGCACGCGTGTGAATGTATTTCCTGGAAACAGTTATGACCTTGGCGTGGTGTGTAAAAAACCATTTATGGTTAGTGCTCTAGCGGTGAAAAAGTAA
- a CDS encoding 30S ribosomal protein S7 (binds directly to 16S rRNA where it nucleates assembly of the head domain of the 30S subunit) — protein sequence MVDTIRLFNKYDNAVSIRDPGLIGYISTPNIIVPRNEGRQETKRFWKSEDMHIVERLITKMMVSGHKGKKHNFTSGRNSGKFVSNAKTVLDAFDIIEQKTNDNPIQILVRAIEYSAPMEEVTTIEYGGIRHPKAVDCSPQRRVDLALRWLTQGVYLKCVKNKRSAAQVLADELIKASKDDKTSFSITKKVEAERQAAASR from the coding sequence ATGGTTGACACTATCAGATTATTCAATAAGTATGACAACGCGGTCTCAATTAGGGATCCGGGTCTTATTGGCTACATTAGCACGCCAAACATCATTGTTCCACGAAACGAAGGCAGACAGGAAACCAAGCGTTTTTGGAAAAGTGAGGACATGCACATTGTTGAGCGACTTATCACGAAAATGATGGTTTCAGGCCACAAAGGAAAAAAACACAATTTCACCAGCGGAAGAAACAGCGGAAAATTTGTGTCTAACGCGAAAACCGTTCTTGATGCGTTTGATATTATTGAGCAAAAAACAAATGATAATCCTATTCAGATTCTTGTGCGCGCAATCGAATATTCTGCACCTATGGAAGAAGTTACTACTATCGAGTATGGGGGTATTAGACACCCCAAAGCAGTTGATTGCTCACCGCAACGACGCGTTGATTTAGCGCTTCGCTGGCTCACGCAGGGCGTGTACTTGAAATGTGTGAAAAACAAGCGCAGCGCAGCGCAAGTATTGGCAGACGAGCTTATCAAAGCATCAAAAGATGATAAAACCAGTTTTTCAATCACTAAAAAAGTTGAAGCAGAACGACAAGCAGCAGCAAGCCGTTAA